Proteins from a genomic interval of Vibrio casei:
- a CDS encoding Solitary outer membrane autotransporter beta-barrel domain: MELNYELNRKWGYWKYTSSFNYFYGKVWDKKREYDFGNPKGWYMVNGLKANYNLTNWDGFIPSAYTSFKRIDLKGDPEASFGTDNYYEFSVGLLLTPPIFKDYIDNVGIGINMNYGSALKGGSIVLFFNE, translated from the coding sequence ATTGAGTTGAATTACGAATTGAACCGAAAATGGGGCTATTGGAAATACACATCATCCTTTAACTACTTTTATGGCAAAGTTTGGGATAAAAAACGTGAGTATGATTTTGGTAACCCCAAAGGTTGGTACATGGTTAACGGCTTAAAGGCCAATTACAACTTGACCAATTGGGATGGATTTATCCCTTCGGCTTACACCAGCTTTAAGCGTATTGATTTAAAGGGAGATCCTGAGGCTTCTTTTGGTACAGATAACTATTACGAGTTTTCAGTTGGGCTATTGCTGACGCCGCCCATTTTTAAAGACTATATCGATAATGTCGGAATAGGTATTAATATGAACTACGGTAGTGCACTGAAAGGCGGAAGTATCGTTTTATTTTTTAATGAGTAA
- a CDS encoding formate/nitrite transporter family protein, producing MAYIEPSEFVTKMVDAGEQKVYMSTKDTLIRAFMAGAILGLAAVFAITVAMKTGSPILGACLFPVGFIMLYLMKFDLLTGVFTLVPLSWLDKRPGVTFGGVMRNWGLVFIGNFAGAMATAFFMSFILTYGYATDGGELAAKVAHIGESRTVGYQEHGIGGWFTIFIRGMLCNWMVSMGVVGAMISTSAGAKMAAMWMPVMLFFFMGFEHSIVNMFLFPFSMIMGGEFTVYDYLLWNEIPTVLGNLAGGLLLVGLPLYFTHVRTSPVRTIG from the coding sequence ATGGCCTATATAGAACCAAGTGAATTTGTCACTAAAATGGTAGATGCCGGCGAGCAAAAAGTTTACATGTCTACTAAAGATACTTTAATTCGTGCTTTTATGGCGGGGGCCATTCTAGGTTTAGCAGCAGTTTTTGCTATTACCGTAGCAATGAAAACGGGCAGTCCTATTCTAGGTGCTTGCTTATTTCCTGTTGGCTTTATCATGCTTTATTTAATGAAGTTTGACTTATTAACGGGTGTATTTACCTTAGTACCGTTATCTTGGTTGGATAAGCGTCCAGGCGTTACCTTTGGTGGCGTTATGCGTAACTGGGGTTTAGTCTTTATCGGTAATTTTGCCGGTGCAATGGCTACTGCATTCTTCATGTCCTTTATTTTAACTTATGGTTACGCAACCGATGGTGGGGAACTAGCAGCTAAAGTAGCGCATATTGGGGAATCACGAACCGTTGGTTACCAAGAACACGGTATTGGTGGTTGGTTTACCATTTTTATTCGCGGTATGTTATGTAACTGGATGGTTTCTATGGGGGTTGTTGGCGCAATGATTTCAACATCTGCTGGTGCGAAAATGGCAGCAATGTGGATGCCAGTAATGTTGTTCTTTTTTATGGGTTTTGAACATTCTATTGTAAATATGTTTTTATTCCCATTCTCTATGATTATGGGGGGGGAGTTTACTGTTTATGATTACCTTTTATGGAATGAGATCCCAACGGTATTAGGTAACTTAGCCGGTGGTTTATTACTCGTTGGATTACCATTATATTTCACTCATGTGCGTACGTCTCCAGTACGAACTATTGGCTAA
- the cynS gene encoding cyanase: protein MNKLELTETIFAIKKEKQLSWQAIADGIDMSIVWTTSACLGMNSFPKEQAEKLMEFLGLPEESLPVLMEYPTKEWDKSVPQDPLVYRLYEVVGVYGDTLKEVIQEKFGDGIMSAIDFEMDIQKEENPKGDRVILTLNGKFLPYKSW, encoded by the coding sequence ATGAATAAATTAGAATTAACTGAAACTATTTTTGCCATTAAAAAAGAAAAGCAATTAAGTTGGCAAGCTATTGCTGATGGTATTGATATGTCCATAGTATGGACTACATCAGCTTGTTTAGGTATGAACAGTTTTCCGAAAGAGCAGGCAGAAAAATTAATGGAATTTCTAGGTTTACCAGAAGAAAGTCTACCGGTTTTAATGGAATACCCTACAAAGGAGTGGGATAAATCGGTACCGCAAGATCCATTAGTTTATAGGTTATATGAAGTGGTTGGCGTATATGGCGACACCTTAAAAGAAGTTATTCAGGAAAAATTTGGTGACGGCATCATGAGTGCGATAGATTTTGAAATGGATATTCAAAAAGAAGAAAACCCTAAAGGTGATAGAGTTATTCTCACTTTAAATGGTAAATTTTTGCCGTACAAATCATGGTGA
- a CDS encoding protein adenylyltransferase SelO gives MSSWSSAQFSYHFHGLSESFYRGVTPSPLSHPHWVHWNREFAESLQLPTEHNTEMLNAFSGITLPEEFKPLAMKYAGHQFGYYNPDLGDGRGLLMAEIKANDGRRYDIHVKGAGLTPFSRQGDGRAVLRSSIREYLCSEALHHLGIPTTRALGLINSETLVYREKTETGAICIRLAESHIRFGHFEHCFYTGQHEQLKELVEHTLRNHFPECQQQEKPYAAMLQQVVISTAQLFAKWNAFGFAHGVLNTDNMSILGQTFDFGPFGFLDNYDPNFICNHSDYQGRYSFANQPNIGLWNLTALAHSLSTLIERSDLDEALALYEPELNREFSRLMRQKIGLQTKQEQDPELFGEMFALLAKNKVDYTRFFRQLSMLDSQGIQPVIDLVLDREAAKIWLDQYQQRLTLEAQSYAERCEAMRTHNPKYILRNHLAQIAIDKAEDGDYSEVETLFNLLQNPYDEQPEYDQYSNLPPSWAHELEISCSS, from the coding sequence ATGTCATCTTGGTCTAGCGCACAATTTAGCTATCATTTTCATGGATTATCAGAATCCTTCTACCGAGGTGTTACGCCGTCACCATTAAGCCATCCTCATTGGGTTCATTGGAACCGTGAATTTGCTGAATCACTCCAACTCCCAACAGAACATAATACAGAAATGCTCAATGCTTTTTCTGGTATTACTCTACCTGAAGAATTTAAACCGCTCGCCATGAAATACGCTGGCCATCAGTTTGGTTATTACAACCCAGACTTAGGTGATGGTCGCGGCTTATTGATGGCAGAGATCAAAGCAAACGATGGGCGACGTTACGACATTCATGTTAAAGGTGCTGGCTTAACGCCCTTTTCTCGCCAAGGTGATGGTCGCGCGGTTCTTCGTTCTAGCATCCGTGAATATCTATGCTCTGAAGCCTTGCATCACTTAGGTATTCCCACTACTCGCGCACTAGGATTAATCAATAGCGAGACTCTGGTTTATCGTGAAAAAACCGAAACGGGCGCAATTTGTATTCGCCTAGCAGAAAGCCATATCCGCTTTGGTCATTTCGAGCACTGCTTTTATACAGGTCAACACGAACAACTTAAAGAACTGGTTGAGCATACCTTAAGAAATCACTTTCCTGAGTGCCAACAACAAGAAAAACCTTACGCTGCCATGCTACAGCAAGTGGTCATTTCTACCGCTCAATTATTTGCCAAATGGAATGCCTTTGGTTTTGCTCACGGAGTTCTCAATACCGATAACATGTCGATACTAGGACAAACCTTCGATTTTGGGCCATTTGGCTTTTTAGATAACTACGATCCAAACTTTATCTGCAACCATTCTGATTACCAAGGCCGTTACTCCTTCGCCAATCAGCCGAATATTGGATTATGGAACTTAACCGCCCTCGCTCACTCTTTGTCAACATTGATTGAGCGTAGTGATTTAGATGAGGCTCTCGCACTCTACGAACCTGAGCTTAACCGTGAATTCAGCCGTTTGATGCGTCAGAAAATTGGATTGCAAACCAAGCAAGAGCAAGATCCTGAGTTATTTGGTGAAATGTTCGCTCTACTAGCCAAAAACAAAGTCGACTACACTCGCTTTTTCCGTCAGCTTTCTATGCTCGATAGCCAAGGCATTCAGCCTGTTATCGATTTAGTCTTAGATCGTGAAGCCGCGAAAATCTGGCTAGATCAATACCAACAACGGCTAACTTTAGAAGCACAAAGCTATGCTGAACGTTGTGAAGCAATGAGAACTCACAACCCTAAATACATTCTGCGTAATCACCTTGCTCAAATTGCTATCGATAAAGCGGAAGATGGAGACTACTCTGAAGTAGAAACATTATTTAACTTGCTACAAAACCCTTATGATGAGCAGCCAGAGTATGATCAATATTCAAATCTGCCGCCTTCTTGGGCACATGAGCTTGAGATCAGTTGCTCTTCATGA
- the pntA gene encoding Re/Si-specific NAD(P)(+) transhydrogenase subunit alpha: protein MQIGVPKEILAGEARVAATPKTVEQLLKLGFTVAVESGAGALASFDDTAFEAAGASIVNTEEVWKSGLILKVNAPRINDETGVDEFELIQEGASLVSFIWPAQNEELLNKLATKNINVMAMDSVPRISRAQSLDALSSMANIAGYRAVVEAAHQFGRFFTGQITAAGKVPPAKVLVAGAGVAGLAAIGAAGSLGAIVRAFDVRPEVKEQVQSMGAEFLEVDFKEESGSGDGYAKEMSEAFNKKAEELYAEQAKDVDIIITTALIPGRPAPKLITKEMVDSMKAGSVIVDLAAANGGNCAYTEADKVITTPNGVTIIGYTDMVGRLPTQSSQLYGTNLVNLLKLLCKEKDGNINIDFDDVVLRGVTVVKEGEVTWPAPPIKVSAQPQAAAKPQAAPAPKVEEEPKSPTKKLVGMAVAAGVFAWIASVAPAAFLTHLTVFVLACVVGYYVVWNVSHSLHTPLMSVTNAISGIIVVGALLQIGQDNTLVSVLSFIAILIASINIFGGFTVTKRMLEMFRKK, encoded by the coding sequence ATGCAGATTGGTGTACCAAAAGAAATACTCGCGGGTGAAGCGCGAGTTGCTGCCACGCCGAAAACGGTTGAGCAGCTTTTAAAACTAGGCTTTACCGTCGCCGTTGAGTCAGGAGCGGGTGCTCTTGCCAGCTTTGACGATACTGCCTTTGAAGCGGCAGGTGCTTCAATTGTTAATACTGAAGAAGTGTGGAAGTCAGGTTTGATCCTGAAAGTAAATGCGCCTCGTATTAACGATGAAACAGGTGTGGATGAGTTTGAGCTTATTCAAGAAGGTGCGAGCCTAGTGAGCTTTATTTGGCCAGCTCAAAATGAAGAGCTACTGAATAAACTGGCGACCAAAAACATTAATGTTATGGCGATGGATTCTGTGCCGCGTATTTCTCGCGCGCAATCGCTAGACGCATTGAGTTCAATGGCTAACATTGCAGGTTACCGCGCGGTAGTTGAAGCAGCTCATCAGTTTGGTCGTTTTTTTACTGGTCAAATTACCGCTGCAGGTAAAGTGCCACCAGCGAAAGTATTAGTTGCAGGTGCGGGCGTTGCCGGTCTTGCTGCAATCGGTGCTGCCGGTAGCCTAGGCGCTATCGTTCGTGCATTCGATGTACGCCCTGAAGTAAAAGAGCAAGTCCAGTCAATGGGCGCAGAATTCTTAGAAGTTGATTTCAAAGAAGAGTCTGGCTCTGGCGATGGTTACGCGAAAGAAATGTCTGAAGCATTCAACAAAAAGGCTGAAGAGCTTTATGCTGAGCAAGCTAAAGATGTTGATATCATCATCACAACCGCATTGATCCCAGGCCGCCCAGCGCCGAAGCTTATCACCAAAGAAATGGTTGATAGCATGAAAGCGGGTAGCGTGATTGTTGACCTTGCTGCTGCGAATGGCGGTAACTGTGCATACACTGAAGCCGATAAAGTAATTACCACACCAAATGGTGTAACGATTATTGGTTACACTGACATGGTAGGTCGTTTGCCGACTCAATCTTCTCAGTTGTACGGTACAAACCTTGTAAACCTTCTTAAACTGCTTTGCAAAGAGAAAGATGGAAACATCAATATCGATTTTGATGATGTAGTACTTCGTGGCGTGACAGTGGTAAAAGAAGGCGAAGTAACATGGCCTGCGCCACCAATTAAGGTATCAGCGCAACCACAAGCCGCTGCAAAACCTCAAGCTGCACCAGCGCCTAAAGTGGAAGAAGAACCAAAATCACCAACGAAGAAATTGGTTGGTATGGCTGTCGCTGCCGGTGTATTTGCTTGGATTGCAAGTGTTGCCCCTGCTGCATTCTTGACTCACTTAACCGTGTTTGTTTTAGCCTGTGTTGTCGGTTACTACGTAGTTTGGAATGTTTCACATTCACTGCATACTCCATTGATGTCGGTAACCAATGCTATTTCTGGCATTATCGTTGTCGGTGCATTGTTGCAAATTGGGCAAGATAATACGTTGGTATCTGTCTTGTCTTTCATCGCTATATTAATTGCGAGCATTAACATTTTTGGTGGCTTTACCGTGACCAAACGTATGCTTGAAATGTTCCGTAAGAAATAG
- a CDS encoding membrane lipoprotein lipid attachment site-containing protein — translation MNKLIVVLGALFILSGCQLTRVEGELHNVDVKVGTRDDSRNNSGKFCPPGQAKKVNC, via the coding sequence GTGAATAAATTGATTGTAGTCTTGGGTGCGTTGTTCATATTAAGTGGTTGTCAACTTACTCGCGTAGAGGGCGAACTGCATAATGTCGATGTTAAAGTCGGTACGAGAGACGATAGCCGTAACAATAGCGGTAAATTTTGCCCGCCAGGACAGGCTAAGAAAGTGAACTGCTAA
- a CDS encoding Solitary outer membrane autotransporter beta-barrel domain has product MASVVTAWFAGCIIYFAVILSAQTDEEIRSRAQQNFATAVVLTDSDAIQFGVQNFNPNSITPFKNDDMGNDDSLDLRNKVAVTSFPYSWQLNSLSPQVKHEIAVRASYVHFENKVSLDSRPDLPADTDSNEVYDAFFEYRLIYNITDSWNIKYGLGNHFMYFKNKHSYNSRESEQLKPFLDGYAYNTSSRSYIAELICSSQTGHFIKRHFAVQS; this is encoded by the coding sequence GTGGCGTCAGTTGTTACGGCATGGTTTGCTGGTTGTATTATTTATTTTGCCGTGATTTTATCTGCACAAACTGATGAGGAGATCCGATCTCGGGCCCAGCAAAACTTTGCCACCGCTGTGGTACTCACCGATAGTGATGCGATTCAATTTGGGGTGCAGAATTTTAACCCTAACTCCATTACACCATTTAAAAATGACGATATGGGGAACGATGATTCTCTTGATTTGAGGAACAAAGTTGCCGTCACTAGTTTTCCTTATTCTTGGCAGCTAAATAGCCTAAGCCCACAAGTTAAACATGAAATTGCCGTTCGTGCTTCTTATGTTCACTTTGAAAATAAAGTCTCGCTAGACAGCCGACCTGATTTACCCGCAGATACAGATAGTAATGAAGTCTATGATGCTTTCTTTGAGTATCGCCTTATCTACAACATTACCGATTCTTGGAATATTAAGTATGGTTTAGGTAATCATTTTATGTATTTCAAAAATAAGCATTCTTATAACAGTCGAGAAAGTGAGCAGTTAAAACCTTTTTTAGATGGTTATGCCTATAATACATCAAGCCGTTCTTATATTGCTGAGCTGATCTGCTCCAGCCAGACTGGACACTTCATTAAGCGACATTTTGCTGTTCAAAGTTAA
- a CDS encoding MMPL family transporter has translation MHWLKTADQPEIYQAISLQALQPLAQMQQNFTQMMQAPPATFDDIPTQLAQRYYNQDYALVVAYPSGDMRDVKQLNEFIDAVQAIAPNATGRPVAEQQVGKIITQAFIQAICYSLALIALVLLFALKHKRDVVLSFIPLLLTTLSTMAVAHWSGFSLNMANIIVIPLIFGLGVDNGIHIVERFREVGSVKAFYQSSTPKAAILSSLTTIVTFGSLLLADHRGMFSIGFLLTIAIGFLLVYSLTVLPALLFSTKKTT, from the coding sequence TTGCATTGGTTAAAAACCGCTGATCAACCTGAGATTTATCAGGCTATTTCACTTCAAGCCCTGCAACCTTTAGCTCAAATGCAGCAGAACTTTACGCAAATGATGCAAGCGCCACCCGCTACTTTTGATGACATTCCAACGCAACTTGCACAACGTTATTACAATCAAGATTACGCATTGGTGGTTGCTTATCCATCTGGTGATATGCGAGATGTAAAACAGTTAAATGAGTTTATTGATGCGGTACAGGCGATTGCGCCTAATGCCACCGGACGCCCAGTCGCCGAGCAACAAGTTGGCAAGATTATTACTCAAGCCTTCATTCAAGCCATCTGCTATTCATTAGCCTTAATCGCGCTAGTGTTATTGTTTGCTCTAAAGCATAAGAGAGATGTGGTACTGAGTTTTATTCCGCTTCTGCTGACAACCCTATCAACCATGGCAGTCGCCCATTGGAGTGGCTTTTCACTTAACATGGCGAATATCATCGTGATCCCATTGATCTTTGGATTAGGGGTAGATAACGGTATTCATATTGTGGAACGTTTCCGCGAGGTAGGTTCAGTAAAAGCCTTCTACCAATCTTCGACACCAAAAGCAGCCATATTAAGTTCGCTCACGACCATAGTAACTTTCGGTTCATTATTACTGGCCGATCACCGCGGTATGTTCAGCATTGGCTTCTTACTGACTATCGCAATTGGCTTCTTGCTAGTTTACAGCCTAACGGTTCTACCCGCTTTGCTGTTTAGTACAAAGAAAACTACTTAG
- a CDS encoding endonuclease/exonuclease/phosphatase family protein — translation MDFPRIQLVICASLLLLLQLSILNLSEPQTWFIVITTTLCLVWQLWWILPYTKLWRVEVRANQNVDETRQLSILTANVLTPNRDAYKLIELVNKYQPDVLVTLESDQWWENQLECLEVDMPETMKCPLDNLYGMHVYSRLPLHEKEIAYLVEDDIPSMHTLVELPTGDLVRMHFLHPAPPSPTENPESAERDAELIIVARSVGESDQPIIVTGDLNDVAWSRTTRLFRKLSGLLDPRVGRGMFNTFHVDYRLLRWPLDHLFHSEHFTVQSIQRLPSIGSDHFPLFSRLAFTPVKGKGQDGLVADQDDKAFAASITRSQNVSKEDVPLKTNLPQSLI, via the coding sequence ATGGACTTTCCTCGGATCCAGCTCGTTATCTGTGCCTCGTTACTGCTCTTGCTACAACTGAGCATTCTTAACCTTTCTGAGCCTCAAACCTGGTTTATTGTTATCACCACAACACTATGCTTGGTTTGGCAGCTTTGGTGGATTTTGCCCTATACCAAACTATGGCGAGTCGAAGTGCGTGCAAACCAAAATGTCGATGAGACTCGTCAACTTAGTATCTTAACTGCCAATGTGCTGACTCCGAATCGAGATGCATATAAACTGATTGAGCTGGTTAATAAATATCAGCCAGATGTACTGGTTACACTTGAATCGGATCAATGGTGGGAAAACCAATTAGAATGCCTTGAAGTGGATATGCCTGAAACCATGAAGTGTCCGTTAGATAATCTTTATGGCATGCATGTGTATTCGCGACTTCCGTTGCACGAGAAAGAAATTGCTTACCTAGTTGAAGATGATATTCCATCTATGCATACGCTTGTCGAGTTACCGACTGGTGACTTGGTGCGAATGCACTTTTTACATCCTGCGCCACCAAGCCCTACAGAAAATCCAGAATCAGCCGAACGTGATGCCGAATTAATTATTGTCGCGCGTAGTGTGGGAGAGAGCGATCAGCCCATCATAGTTACCGGTGACTTAAATGATGTCGCATGGTCTCGAACCACTCGTTTATTTCGCAAATTGAGTGGTTTACTGGATCCTAGGGTAGGTAGAGGGATGTTTAATACTTTCCATGTTGATTATCGCTTACTACGTTGGCCACTAGATCATCTTTTCCACAGTGAGCACTTTACCGTTCAGAGTATCCAACGATTACCATCCATTGGCTCCGATCACTTCCCGCTATTTTCTCGTTTGGCCTTCACTCCCGTAAAAGGCAAAGGGCAAGATGGCTTGGTTGCCGATCAAGATGATAAGGCATTCGCGGCTTCTATTACTCGCTCACAGAATGTTAGCAAGGAAGATGTACCACTAAAAACTAACCTCCCTCAGTCATTAATTTGA
- a CDS encoding DUF3069 domain-containing protein encodes MSEQQEPVSVEEIETENHTPESVDLSTYSPELRHLIEFEQVPEQAIPMVTSIHEVSEEPVRDVWDDLPGSAQNILDNFEQFHALISVGQTFAAIDFMQEFETLKMRDDMSEEEQQEYRASLLDKVLQNCVKDMVKQLKKARRDPILKKDFMEIFAEQA; translated from the coding sequence ATGTCAGAACAACAAGAACCCGTTTCAGTGGAAGAAATCGAGACAGAAAACCATACTCCAGAAAGTGTTGATTTAAGTACATACTCTCCAGAGTTACGTCATTTAATCGAATTTGAACAAGTCCCTGAACAAGCAATTCCAATGGTGACCTCAATACATGAAGTTTCAGAAGAGCCTGTTCGCGATGTATGGGATGATCTACCAGGCAGCGCGCAAAATATTTTAGATAACTTCGAACAATTCCATGCTTTGATCTCAGTAGGCCAAACTTTTGCCGCTATCGATTTCATGCAAGAGTTCGAAACGCTAAAAATGCGTGACGATATGAGCGAAGAAGAGCAACAAGAATATCGCGCAAGCCTACTAGACAAAGTGCTACAGAACTGCGTAAAAGATATGGTTAAGCAGCTTAAAAAAGCACGCCGTGACCCTATCTTGAAAAAAGACTTTATGGAAATCTTTGCAGAGCAAGCTTAA
- a CDS encoding HlyU family transcriptional regulator translates to MGFLSKLFGGSKTSAKKEVEPIEYNGFLIYPEPIAEGGQFRIAGQITKEIDGEVKSHRFIRSDVLSSESDACELMVKKSKMFIDQSSGKIF, encoded by the coding sequence TTGGGATTTTTGTCGAAGTTATTTGGCGGTAGCAAAACGTCAGCAAAGAAAGAAGTAGAACCAATTGAGTACAATGGCTTTTTAATTTACCCAGAACCTATCGCAGAAGGTGGGCAATTTCGAATTGCTGGACAAATAACCAAAGAAATTGATGGTGAAGTTAAAAGTCATCGGTTTATACGCTCAGATGTATTGTCTTCTGAATCAGATGCTTGTGAATTAATGGTCAAGAAATCAAAGATGTTTATTGACCAATCATCCGGCAAGATTTTTTGA
- a CDS encoding bifunctional protein-serine/threonine kinase/phosphatase codes for MDKSLSVSIGSSTNKGIKAINQDALGHVIPKEPLSSSKGIVLAMADGISSSEVSQIASETAIASFLEDYYCTSDSWSVKTSAQKVIQSINSWLYAQTRNSPYRFNKDKGYVCTFSALILKSNTAHLFHSGDTRIYRVSDGNLEQLTEDHRRIISEDTSYLSRALGIEHNFEVDYSQQALEEGDTYVISTDGVYEFLADQEVAAAIEASTDLNETADKLIEQAIKLGSNDNLSIQIVRVDQVATYQLDEVHQLTQLPLPATLSPRMIFDGYEILRDIYISSRSHVYLARDTDTDKTVVIKVPSVELRSDKEYLEHFMLEEWIAKRINNPNVAKAITSNRKRNYLYLVTEYIDGISLNQWMIDNPKPKLEQVRDIIKQVAKGLQGFHRQEMIHQDLRPANIMIDSTNTVKIIDFGSTYIAGVTDMYKEAAVRGTIRYSAPEYFLGKPGTKRSDLYALAVITYQMLSGKFPYSPKLAQANSISAQNKLAYRSILDENCQFPAWIDDTLEHALKLNPQKRYTEISEFIHDLHQPNKQFLAKTKPPLMQRDPVKFWQSICVILMILLIIQSV; via the coding sequence ATGGATAAATCGTTAAGTGTCAGTATTGGTAGTTCAACTAATAAAGGAATTAAAGCCATTAACCAGGATGCTTTAGGGCATGTTATTCCTAAAGAGCCTCTATCTAGTAGTAAAGGTATTGTGTTAGCCATGGCCGATGGCATCAGCTCTAGCGAAGTTAGCCAAATAGCGAGTGAAACAGCCATTGCTAGTTTTTTAGAAGACTACTACTGCACCTCCGATTCATGGTCAGTTAAAACCTCAGCACAAAAAGTTATTCAGTCCATTAACTCATGGCTTTATGCACAAACCCGAAATAGTCCATACCGCTTCAATAAAGATAAAGGCTATGTGTGTACTTTCAGTGCTTTGATATTAAAGTCAAATACAGCACATCTTTTCCATTCTGGTGACACCCGCATTTACCGTGTTTCAGACGGTAATTTAGAACAGTTAACAGAAGATCATCGTCGAATTATTTCAGAAGATACCAGTTATTTAAGTCGTGCTTTAGGTATTGAGCATAACTTTGAGGTTGATTACAGCCAACAAGCTCTTGAAGAAGGTGATACTTATGTAATTAGCACCGACGGTGTTTACGAGTTCCTAGCTGATCAAGAAGTTGCTGCTGCTATTGAAGCTTCCACTGATTTGAACGAAACAGCAGATAAGCTGATTGAACAAGCTATCAAATTAGGCAGTAATGATAACTTAAGCATTCAAATAGTCCGAGTGGATCAAGTAGCGACTTACCAACTTGATGAAGTTCATCAACTGACACAATTACCGCTACCAGCAACATTATCACCTAGAATGATTTTTGATGGTTACGAAATTTTACGCGATATTTATATTAGTAGTCGTAGTCATGTTTATTTAGCTCGCGATACCGACACCGATAAAACCGTTGTTATCAAAGTCCCGTCCGTTGAACTAAGAAGTGACAAAGAATACCTTGAACATTTTATGTTAGAAGAATGGATTGCGAAGCGTATTAATAATCCTAATGTTGCTAAAGCTATTACCTCTAACCGTAAGCGAAATTATCTATACTTAGTCACAGAATATATTGACGGGATTTCTTTAAATCAATGGATGATAGACAATCCTAAACCTAAATTAGAACAAGTTAGAGACATAATTAAACAAGTCGCTAAAGGTTTACAAGGATTTCATCGACAAGAAATGATCCACCAAGATTTACGCCCAGCTAATATTATGATTGATAGCACTAATACCGTTAAAATTATCGATTTTGGCTCAACATATATTGCTGGTGTTACCGACATGTACAAAGAAGCGGCAGTACGTGGCACCATTCGATATAGCGCACCAGAATATTTTTTAGGTAAACCTGGTACTAAGCGTTCTGATTTATACGCATTAGCGGTAATCACTTATCAAATGTTATCAGGGAAATTTCCTTATTCACCTAAACTAGCCCAAGCGAACAGTATTTCAGCACAAAATAAGCTAGCCTACCGTAGTATTCTTGATGAGAATTGCCAATTTCCGGCCTGGATAGATGACACTTTAGAGCATGCATTAAAGCTAAATCCGCAAAAGCGTTACACGGAGATCAGCGAATTTATTCACGACCTACATCAACCAAATAAACAATTTTTAGCTAAAACTAAACCGCCGTTAATGCAACGAGACCCCGTCAAATTTTGGCAAAGTATTTGTGTTATCTTGATGATCTTACTAATAATACAAAGTGTATAA